The proteins below come from a single Eubacterium limosum genomic window:
- a CDS encoding electron transfer flavoprotein subunit beta/FixA family protein, translating to MKICVCFKIVPDLDQVLESDWRDLSQGLDTSYVKKMINCFDETALEMALRLKETAADTGAACTAVTVGGGLASLMKGLYAVGYDRVVNIPLEHREFCPETVAALLADFIKSGDFDLVLFGKQAGMADSGMVPPLSAELLGLPFVGDTVAASLEGGQLVLEHETPEGLEVLKLKGPVAASVGDAEYAYLRVATLREKMAASKRDIEEWSALPAEDTVLPAFSRESSAKECVMIEGESGAVKAGVVYEKWIEGMIS from the coding sequence ATGAAAATTTGCGTATGCTTTAAAATTGTACCAGACCTCGATCAGGTTCTGGAATCGGACTGGAGGGATCTTTCCCAGGGACTGGACACCAGCTATGTAAAAAAAATGATCAATTGCTTTGATGAGACAGCGCTGGAGATGGCCCTGCGGCTTAAGGAAACAGCAGCAGACACCGGGGCGGCGTGCACTGCCGTAACGGTTGGCGGCGGCCTGGCGAGCCTGATGAAGGGGCTGTACGCTGTGGGCTATGACCGGGTGGTCAATATTCCGCTTGAGCACAGAGAGTTCTGCCCGGAGACTGTGGCGGCGCTGCTGGCCGATTTTATAAAAAGCGGGGATTTTGATCTGGTGCTTTTCGGAAAACAGGCCGGCATGGCCGACAGCGGCATGGTGCCGCCGCTGTCGGCTGAGCTGCTGGGGCTTCCCTTTGTCGGAGACACCGTAGCGGCATCGCTTGAAGGCGGACAGCTTGTGCTCGAGCATGAGACTCCGGAAGGGCTGGAAGTCCTCAAGCTTAAAGGTCCGGTAGCGGCCTCGGTGGGTGACGCGGAGTACGCCTACCTGAGAGTGGCGACGCTGCGGGAGAAAATGGCCGCGTCCAAACGGGATATTGAGGAGTGGTCCGCTCTGCCCGCGGAGGATACGGTTCTGCCAGCTTTCAGCCGGGAGAGCAGCGCGAAGGAGTGTGTCATGATCGAGGGAGAGAGCGGCGCGGTGAAGGCCGGCGTGGTGTATGAAAAATGGATTGAGGGGATGATATCATGA
- a CDS encoding FAD-dependent oxidoreductase — translation MQETIEQEVKKAFPDIPVSLSVDARKIVTVTGECDTWDQVVDIGHLIAKQEGVRNVVNELSVKGMNIPKKDYTAYCEQGEAIGVIDDVDVLIIGAGISGCGIARELSKYQLSILVAEMSDDVATGATKANNGNIHPGHAAKPGTLKARLNVKGNRMYTRWAEELGFELQRCGSMGVITEEALRPALKAAYDVAVLNGVDGVELVDGARALEIEPKLADAGVTEPLEALWLPSMGLVEPYEVAVALAENAADNGVRFLFNCTVADILTENGEAKGVVSSRGIIRARYVINCAGVYADEMSAMAGDKSYTIHPRKGTIAILDKNKAPEFDVITEITTLERIHREKNAESKGGGMCRTPEWNILLGPSATETPDKEDNATTEADLRYAMGINQNERTGYGDIIRIFAGTRPADYKEDFVIEMSDVTHGFINVGAIQSPGLASAPAIAELVENILLEDMAACKSPVQKNQSYNPIHKKRRNFRHLSREEQDALIEQDPRYGRIICRCESITEGEILDAIHSPVIPQSIDAIKRRTRAGMGRCQGGFCQPRVLEILARELGREWTEINLRNEGTNILVDTSRPAAQKEGEAL, via the coding sequence ATGCAGGAGACAATCGAACAAGAAGTGAAAAAAGCCTTTCCGGACATCCCTGTGTCCCTGTCGGTGGACGCGCGTAAAATCGTCACCGTCACCGGCGAGTGTGACACCTGGGATCAGGTGGTGGACATCGGGCATCTGATCGCAAAGCAGGAGGGTGTTCGGAATGTGGTCAACGAGCTGAGCGTTAAGGGCATGAATATCCCTAAAAAGGACTATACCGCCTATTGCGAGCAGGGAGAAGCCATCGGCGTTATTGACGACGTGGATGTGCTGATCATCGGCGCGGGCATCAGCGGCTGCGGCATTGCCAGGGAGCTTTCCAAATATCAGCTGAGTATACTGGTGGCCGAAATGTCTGACGATGTGGCCACAGGCGCGACCAAGGCCAACAACGGCAATATCCATCCCGGGCACGCGGCTAAGCCGGGCACCTTGAAGGCCAGGCTGAACGTGAAGGGGAACCGGATGTATACGAGGTGGGCAGAGGAGCTGGGCTTTGAGCTCCAGCGCTGCGGCTCCATGGGGGTCATCACCGAGGAAGCCCTGAGGCCGGCGTTGAAGGCCGCTTACGATGTGGCAGTGCTCAATGGCGTGGACGGCGTGGAGCTGGTAGACGGCGCCCGTGCTCTCGAAATAGAGCCCAAGCTGGCGGACGCCGGTGTGACCGAGCCCCTTGAGGCGCTCTGGCTGCCGAGCATGGGGCTGGTGGAGCCCTATGAGGTGGCGGTCGCCCTGGCCGAGAACGCTGCGGACAACGGCGTGCGGTTCCTCTTTAACTGTACCGTGGCCGATATTCTCACCGAAAACGGCGAGGCTAAAGGGGTGGTGAGCTCCAGGGGCATTATCCGCGCGCGGTACGTGATCAACTGTGCCGGAGTCTACGCGGACGAGATGTCTGCCATGGCCGGGGATAAATCCTACACCATCCACCCCAGAAAGGGCACCATCGCCATTCTGGATAAAAACAAAGCGCCCGAGTTTGACGTGATTACAGAGATCACGACTTTGGAGCGCATCCACCGCGAGAAGAACGCGGAATCCAAAGGCGGCGGCATGTGCCGGACGCCGGAGTGGAATATCCTGCTGGGGCCCTCGGCCACCGAGACTCCGGACAAGGAGGACAACGCCACCACCGAAGCGGACCTGCGCTACGCCATGGGCATCAACCAGAACGAGCGCACTGGCTACGGTGATATTATCCGGATTTTCGCGGGCACCCGTCCGGCGGATTATAAGGAAGATTTCGTCATTGAAATGTCCGACGTGACCCACGGATTTATCAACGTGGGGGCCATCCAGTCACCGGGGCTGGCCTCGGCTCCGGCCATTGCGGAGCTGGTGGAAAATATCCTCCTTGAGGATATGGCCGCCTGCAAAAGCCCGGTGCAGAAAAACCAAAGCTATAATCCCATTCATAAAAAGCGCCGGAACTTCCGCCATCTGAGCCGTGAGGAACAGGACGCCCTGATCGAGCAGGACCCGCGCTATGGCCGGATTATCTGCCGCTGCGAATCCATTACCGAGGGCGAGATTCTGGACGCCATCCACTCGCCGGTCATTCCCCAGTCCATTGACGCTATCAAGCGCAGGACCCGGGCGGGAATGGGCCGCTGCCAGGGTGGCTTCTGCCAGCCAAGGGTACTGGAAATTTTAGCCAGAGAGCTGGGCCGCGAGTGGACTGAGATCAATCTGAGAAACGAGGGGACCAATATTCTCGTTGACACAAGCCGTCCCGCCGCGCAGAAAGAGGGTGAAGCATTATGA
- a CDS encoding NAD(P)/FAD-dependent oxidoreductase encodes MKEMKTDIAVIGGGPAGMAAALEARRQGAGKVMIIERDIEPGGILQQCIHDGFGLHRFKKRLSGTDYAQRFIDEVEASDIEVLLDTMVLEITRDKVVYACNNRDGMMKIRCGAVILAMGCRERTASQVLLYGYRPAGVMTAGSVQRYINMEGYLPGKEAVILGSGDIGLIMARRMTLEHIKVKGVYEVMQDPGGLTRNIVQCLDDYDIPLHLATTVTWIHGKDRLEGVTVAKVDENRKVIPGTEEFISCDLLVLAVGLIPENELSVKAGIEMDPRTRGPVLDNHFMTSVPGIFAAGNVAVVFDLVDYVSESGEIAARGAAAYLNGTLDTEAEAVETVPGENVNFIVPQRMRVGSRDETTLFMRVKKPEKSVRLTCENGGKTLVSKKLKTVAPPEMVACSVTPKHDAPLVVDVKEA; translated from the coding sequence ATGAAAGAGATGAAAACAGATATTGCCGTGATCGGCGGCGGCCCCGCCGGTATGGCGGCAGCACTGGAGGCCAGGCGTCAGGGGGCCGGAAAGGTCATGATCATCGAGCGGGATATTGAGCCGGGGGGCATCCTCCAGCAGTGTATCCACGATGGCTTTGGCCTGCACCGGTTTAAGAAACGCCTGTCCGGAACGGATTACGCCCAGCGCTTTATCGACGAGGTGGAGGCCAGCGATATTGAAGTACTTCTGGATACCATGGTGCTGGAGATCACAAGGGACAAGGTGGTTTACGCCTGTAACAACCGGGACGGCATGATGAAAATCCGCTGCGGTGCTGTGATCCTGGCCATGGGATGCCGGGAACGGACCGCCAGCCAGGTGCTGCTTTACGGCTACCGGCCGGCCGGGGTCATGACCGCCGGTTCGGTTCAGCGCTACATTAACATGGAGGGCTACCTGCCGGGCAAAGAAGCCGTTATCCTGGGCTCCGGCGACATCGGCCTGATTATGGCCAGGCGCATGACCCTTGAGCATATTAAGGTCAAGGGCGTTTACGAGGTCATGCAGGACCCGGGCGGGCTGACCCGGAACATCGTCCAGTGTCTGGACGACTATGACATCCCGCTGCACCTTGCCACAACAGTCACCTGGATTCATGGCAAGGACCGCCTTGAGGGTGTGACCGTGGCAAAAGTGGACGAGAACCGGAAGGTGATTCCCGGGACAGAGGAATTTATTTCCTGTGACCTGCTGGTGCTGGCCGTTGGCCTGATTCCGGAAAACGAGCTGTCCGTTAAAGCCGGCATCGAGATGGACCCCAGGACGCGGGGCCCGGTGCTGGACAACCACTTTATGACCAGTGTCCCCGGCATTTTCGCGGCGGGCAACGTGGCGGTGGTCTTTGATCTGGTGGATTATGTGTCCGAATCCGGAGAGATCGCTGCGCGGGGAGCGGCCGCTTACCTGAACGGCACTCTGGACACTGAGGCTGAGGCGGTGGAAACCGTTCCGGGAGAGAATGTGAATTTCATTGTGCCCCAGCGCATGCGTGTGGGCAGCCGCGATGAAACCACCCTGTTTATGCGGGTGAAAAAGCCGGAAAAAAGCGTGCGGCTCACCTGCGAAAACGGCGGTAAGACACTGGTATCCAAAAAACTGAAAACCGTAGCGCCGCCGGAGATGGTGGCCTGCTCAGTGACGCCAAAACACGACGCGCCGCTGGTGGTTGATGTGAAGGAGGCGTGA
- a CDS encoding DUF1667 domain-containing protein → MVKKEYICIVCPNSCRLEVTDDHGRLTVEGAGCKLGVAHGEKEYKSPERMLTTTVNIEGGTHRRLPVISDRELPRDKMEDCLKVLYSRTLKAPVACGQVIEQNICGTGVDIVASRSMKERG, encoded by the coding sequence ATGGTTAAAAAAGAATACATCTGCATTGTTTGCCCGAACAGCTGCCGTCTGGAGGTCACCGATGATCATGGAAGACTGACTGTGGAGGGCGCGGGCTGTAAGCTGGGCGTTGCCCACGGTGAAAAGGAATATAAAAGTCCAGAGCGGATGCTGACCACAACAGTGAACATCGAAGGCGGCACGCACAGGCGGCTGCCGGTCATCAGTGACCGCGAGCTGCCAAGGGATAAAATGGAGGACTGCCTGAAGGTGCTTTACAGCCGGACGCTTAAAGCGCCGGTGGCCTGCGGGCAGGTGATCGAACAGAATATTTGCGGGACAGGGGTCGATATCGTCGCCTCCCGATCAATGAAGGAGAGAGGTTAA
- a CDS encoding FGGY family carbohydrate kinase produces MNEMNLGENMKNYILVIDEGTTGVRALIYDRDMRMLDFIYEALELIYPGPDEAEVDANEIYDKTVKACRAVVEKCGVAAEDIAGVGITTQRASWTMWNKETGEPLHNAVLWFDNRGRHQKQKYMDDPVFSGSFPGLAEALPGFYVPLVLDKICDDSPEFAEEMKKETTLFGNMDTWLIWKLTNGAVHATTASMTSAGMIYDNEHCCYNLPFVGYFGFREEMLPEVCEETGFFGNMSADILGVEIPICGAFADQQSAMFSQGCLSPNTIKCTMGTGTFVDINVGSEIKTVPGLNSMISWNMGGERLYLLEGQSSTAGTCLEWAKNKLKFFDDFSEMDALAESVEDSNGVYFIPALAGMAFAPYNDETAKGAFMGIGPGADRQHFVRAMLEGIAFAGVLFMEEAAKMGVGIDEIKVSGGVTKSCSVLQTMADVTGARVVRPKSVEATALGAAEAAAIQLGWMKPADVEKYLEIEQVVVPGENSEKLKETYQNWKKVVKRTLNWDC; encoded by the coding sequence ATGAACGAAATGAACTTGGGGGAAAATATGAAAAATTATATTTTGGTAATTGATGAGGGGACAACTGGGGTTCGCGCGCTGATTTATGACCGCGATATGCGTATGCTGGATTTTATCTATGAAGCCCTGGAGCTGATCTATCCCGGACCGGACGAGGCTGAGGTGGACGCCAATGAGATTTACGATAAGACCGTGAAGGCCTGCCGGGCAGTGGTGGAAAAATGCGGCGTTGCGGCTGAGGACATTGCCGGTGTGGGCATTACGACCCAGCGTGCTTCCTGGACCATGTGGAACAAAGAGACAGGGGAGCCGCTGCACAACGCGGTGCTGTGGTTTGATAACCGGGGACGGCACCAGAAGCAGAAATATATGGACGACCCGGTTTTCAGCGGAAGCTTCCCCGGGCTGGCTGAGGCACTGCCGGGCTTTTATGTGCCGCTGGTTCTGGATAAAATCTGTGACGACTCGCCGGAATTTGCTGAGGAGATGAAAAAGGAGACGACCCTGTTCGGCAACATGGACACCTGGCTCATCTGGAAGCTCACAAACGGGGCGGTTCATGCCACCACGGCCAGCATGACCAGCGCCGGCATGATCTACGACAATGAACACTGCTGCTACAATCTGCCCTTTGTCGGCTATTTTGGGTTCCGTGAGGAGATGCTGCCAGAGGTATGCGAGGAAACCGGCTTCTTTGGCAATATGAGCGCAGATATCCTGGGGGTGGAGATCCCCATCTGCGGGGCCTTTGCCGACCAGCAGTCTGCCATGTTCAGCCAGGGGTGCCTGAGTCCTAACACCATCAAGTGCACCATGGGTACCGGAACCTTTGTGGACATCAACGTGGGCAGCGAGATCAAGACTGTGCCGGGGCTGAACAGCATGATCAGCTGGAATATGGGCGGCGAGCGGCTTTATCTGCTGGAGGGGCAGTCCTCCACAGCGGGAACCTGCCTGGAATGGGCAAAGAACAAGCTGAAATTCTTCGATGATTTTTCAGAGATGGACGCTCTGGCCGAGTCGGTGGAGGACAGTAACGGTGTCTATTTCATTCCCGCCCTGGCCGGTATGGCCTTTGCGCCCTACAATGACGAGACCGCCAAGGGCGCCTTTATGGGCATCGGGCCCGGCGCTGACAGGCAGCACTTTGTGCGGGCCATGCTGGAGGGCATCGCCTTTGCGGGTGTGCTGTTTATGGAGGAGGCTGCCAAAATGGGCGTGGGCATTGATGAGATCAAGGTGTCCGGCGGCGTGACCAAGAGCTGCTCTGTGCTCCAGACCATGGCGGATGTTACCGGGGCCAGAGTTGTAAGGCCCAAATCGGTGGAAGCCACCGCCCTGGGAGCAGCGGAAGCCGCAGCCATCCAGCTGGGGTGGATGAAGCCAGCCGACGTGGAAAAATATTTGGAAATTGAACAGGTCGTTGTACCTGGTGAAAACAGTGAAAAGCTGAAAGAGACCTATCAGAACTGGAAAAAGGTTGTGAAGCGGACCTTGAACTGGGACTGCTGA
- a CDS encoding FAD-binding oxidoreductase has product MNKEALVQELGKIVGADRVSDSEQAVLDAAKDYIGYRRYERDDKKYWVPRAACVVRPQSTEQVSEVLKYLNDEKIDVVPRTGGSSVTRGIEPQQDGVILDGSDMNEIIEVNEKDMYVTAKCGTPLEYLEGYLNKMGYTTGHFPQSLPLAQVGGLLATRSIGQFSTLYGGIEDLVVGLEAVLADGSVVRIKNVPRRSVGPDLRHLFIGSEGLLGFITEASVKIFKYMPENRWMKAYGIKGMKNGLALIRDIMVAGYKPAVVRLHDPLEVADQMGGVAPEGHCMLLLLAEGPAGITRATGEGIEELASKYDPVDMGAKPVENWLVHRNDVCDDMDKPKFYDMGVVADTCEISGNWSEIGNIYDAVLERLPREMENVVFLGGHSSHSYMQGTNIYFQFAFTVTEGAQSVEGDYMKLIGIILDETLKRGGSIAHHHGSGKYRTQFMPREHGSSYQLMYRLKEAMDPNHILNKGVLLIEEN; this is encoded by the coding sequence ATGAATAAAGAAGCACTTGTACAGGAACTGGGAAAAATTGTGGGAGCGGACAGAGTCTCAGACAGCGAGCAGGCTGTTCTGGACGCCGCCAAGGATTATATCGGCTACCGCCGCTATGAACGCGACGATAAAAAATACTGGGTGCCCCGCGCGGCCTGCGTGGTCCGCCCCCAGAGCACCGAACAGGTCTCCGAGGTGCTGAAGTACCTGAACGATGAAAAAATCGACGTGGTGCCGAGAACTGGCGGCTCCAGCGTTACCCGCGGCATCGAGCCTCAGCAGGACGGCGTGATCCTGGACGGCTCAGACATGAATGAGATCATCGAGGTCAATGAGAAAGACATGTACGTGACGGCCAAATGCGGCACGCCTCTGGAGTACCTTGAGGGCTACCTGAATAAGATGGGCTACACCACCGGGCATTTCCCGCAGTCTCTGCCTCTGGCACAGGTGGGCGGCCTGCTGGCAACGCGCAGCATCGGCCAGTTTTCCACACTTTACGGCGGCATTGAGGATCTGGTTGTGGGCCTGGAGGCTGTGCTGGCCGACGGCAGTGTGGTCCGGATTAAAAATGTGCCGAGACGTTCAGTCGGGCCGGATCTGCGCCATCTGTTCATCGGCAGCGAGGGGCTCCTGGGCTTTATCACCGAGGCTTCTGTGAAAATCTTCAAATATATGCCTGAAAACCGCTGGATGAAGGCTTATGGCATAAAGGGCATGAAAAACGGCCTGGCTCTTATCCGCGATATTATGGTGGCTGGCTACAAGCCTGCAGTTGTCAGGCTGCACGACCCATTAGAGGTCGCCGACCAGATGGGCGGCGTTGCGCCTGAGGGACACTGTATGCTGCTCCTGCTGGCTGAGGGGCCGGCAGGCATCACCAGGGCTACCGGTGAAGGCATTGAGGAGCTGGCATCCAAATACGATCCTGTGGATATGGGCGCCAAGCCTGTGGAAAACTGGCTCGTACACCGCAATGATGTCTGTGACGATATGGATAAGCCAAAATTCTACGACATGGGCGTTGTGGCCGATACCTGTGAAATTTCCGGCAACTGGTCAGAGATTGGCAACATCTACGACGCAGTGCTTGAACGCCTGCCGCGGGAAATGGAAAACGTGGTTTTCCTGGGCGGCCATTCCTCCCACAGCTACATGCAGGGTACCAATATCTACTTCCAGTTCGCCTTTACCGTGACAGAGGGAGCCCAAAGCGTGGAAGGCGACTATATGAAGCTGATTGGCATCATTCTGGACGAAACCCTGAAGCGCGGCGGCAGCATTGCCCACCATCATGGCTCCGGCAAGTACCGCACCCAGTTTATGCCTCGGGAGCACGGCTCATCTTATCAACTCATGTACCGGCTCAAGGAAGCCATGGACCCCAACCATATTTTAAATAAAGGCGTGCTTTTAATAGAGGAAAACTGA
- a CDS encoding electron transfer flavoprotein subunit alpha/FixB family protein translates to MRTACVFTREDDILKTAGRINAFTGALVAESAPLEAWYLGDEKEGVAETARCVAGIGTAVRCPVGSGALPENWLDNLEALYRERQPELLIFTAGSGALAARLAARIGGTCLTGCRTLGRDADGLWVRRPVYNSHADAVCRPQGRPLVLSVSKAGPVSESSVGESEQAAITEVSPVLKHYGYCLDRKLKASREKNPLEEAKLVLVGGRGLGSRENYERLKRLARAWGGACGCTRAAAINGWADVADIIGQSGHVIRAELCITLGVSGAAPFMAGLESVKNLVAVNSDSDAPVFKGADYGLAGDALEVLEAWEKQAEEQRHEN, encoded by the coding sequence ATGAGGACAGCCTGTGTTTTTACAAGAGAAGACGATATCCTGAAAACGGCCGGGCGCATTAACGCCTTTACCGGCGCCCTTGTGGCAGAGAGCGCGCCGCTGGAGGCCTGGTATCTTGGCGATGAAAAAGAGGGCGTTGCGGAGACAGCCCGCTGTGTGGCCGGCATTGGTACGGCGGTGCGCTGCCCGGTGGGCAGCGGGGCCCTGCCTGAAAATTGGCTGGACAATCTGGAAGCCCTGTACCGGGAGCGGCAGCCAGAGCTGCTGATTTTTACAGCCGGGTCCGGAGCGCTGGCAGCGCGGCTGGCCGCAAGGATCGGCGGGACCTGCCTGACAGGCTGCCGGACACTGGGCAGGGATGCGGACGGCCTCTGGGTAAGGCGCCCGGTTTACAATTCACATGCCGATGCGGTCTGCCGGCCCCAGGGACGGCCGCTTGTATTGTCGGTTTCCAAAGCCGGGCCGGTATCGGAGAGCTCTGTTGGAGAGTCTGAACAGGCTGCCATAACAGAGGTGAGCCCTGTGCTTAAGCATTACGGCTACTGCCTGGACCGAAAGCTCAAGGCCAGCAGGGAAAAGAACCCGCTGGAGGAGGCGAAGCTGGTGCTGGTAGGCGGCAGGGGCCTTGGCTCCAGGGAAAACTACGAGCGGCTGAAGCGGCTGGCAAGGGCCTGGGGCGGCGCCTGCGGCTGCACACGGGCAGCCGCCATCAATGGATGGGCCGACGTGGCGGATATTATCGGACAGTCCGGCCATGTGATCAGGGCTGAGCTGTGCATTACACTGGGCGTGTCGGGCGCGGCGCCTTTCATGGCTGGGCTTGAGAGCGTCAAAAATCTGGTGGCGGTCAACAGTGACTCTGACGCACCGGTTTTTAAAGGCGCGGACTATGGACTGGCGGGCGACGCCCTGGAGGTTTTAGAGGCTTGGGAAAAGCAGGCAGAGGAGCAGAGACATGAAAATTGA
- a CDS encoding HD domain-containing protein yields MLERLKTLLLSTEDFREIEFDSEDFRELLALRGVAQNPKYHPEGDAFTHTILVMNQAARLRTQARCPFAFMLAALCHDYGKAVCTAEKDGKIVSYGHEKRGLPLARSFMDRFGLDRETSQLVLNHVEYHMRPNGLYLQNSSEKATRRLFKKSLCPEDLLLLAKADSSGRGQGGPTRDYGDNEQWLRERLEDFRCWQSENEIQRTDQPIS; encoded by the coding sequence ATGCTCGAGAGGCTGAAAACATTGCTGCTGTCCACCGAGGACTTCAGGGAAATTGAGTTTGACAGCGAGGATTTCAGGGAACTGCTGGCCCTGCGGGGCGTTGCCCAGAACCCCAAATATCACCCCGAGGGAGATGCCTTTACCCATACCATTCTGGTGATGAACCAGGCGGCCAGGCTTCGGACCCAGGCACGCTGCCCCTTTGCCTTTATGCTGGCAGCCCTCTGCCATGACTACGGGAAGGCGGTATGCACAGCGGAGAAGGACGGAAAGATCGTGTCCTACGGACATGAGAAGAGAGGGCTGCCCCTGGCCCGGAGCTTCATGGATCGCTTTGGCCTGGACCGGGAGACGAGCCAGCTGGTGCTGAACCATGTGGAGTACCACATGCGCCCCAACGGCCTGTACCTGCAAAACTCATCGGAAAAAGCTACAAGGCGGCTGTTTAAGAAGTCGTTATGCCCGGAGGATTTGCTGCTGCTGGCAAAGGCGGATTCATCGGGGCGCGGACAGGGCGGCCCGACGCGGGATTACGGGGACAATGAACAGTGGCTGAGGGAGCGCCTGGAGGATTTTCGCTGCTGGCAGAGCGAAAATGAAATACAGAGAACCGACCAGCCCATATCGTGA
- a CDS encoding FAD-binding oxidoreductase, which yields MKIEAMTDKYERWLGDESRIRGRADAVCFPGSFEEAREAVSHARRAGLRITPQGARTGLTGGAVPEGGLVVDCQGLKGLELREGPVLYAGAGVTLEELHAFLRKEPWVFPPNPTEESATLGGLFGCNAMGIDGQRTAPWVRKLWWLTATGEVWEIGRGSYAFDDSGCALPDGGRLSCETFDSPGVLGGLVAVKQMDLIDFLAGTEGQLGMALAFELELAKKPDCAWGVLYFLPTDPAAMALCRAVAQAENSGSVTVMEYYDRAALALLSEGRHSTAALQELPEFPQGACAAVYVELAGDDPDALEGALFEQLDIFEGLGGSEEQTWAASERYEIDRFRKLRHVVPELANAKTDSLSQAVPGLTRLSSDLKGPAEKAEDYLEMYRGGIAQSGVHAVIYGTAAQNRFHVNFLPETPEERAECEALMAEWAARAAADGGQIITENGAGLLKRELALRFAPEAVKRQIKAAKEAFDPEGVFK from the coding sequence ATGAAAATTGAGGCGATGACGGATAAATATGAGCGGTGGCTCGGGGACGAATCCCGAATCCGCGGCAGGGCAGACGCAGTCTGCTTTCCCGGAAGCTTTGAGGAGGCCCGGGAGGCGGTCAGCCATGCCCGCAGGGCCGGGCTGCGTATTACGCCCCAGGGCGCCCGTACCGGGCTGACCGGGGGAGCAGTGCCGGAGGGCGGCCTGGTTGTGGACTGCCAGGGACTGAAGGGCCTGGAGCTGAGGGAAGGGCCGGTTCTTTACGCCGGGGCAGGCGTTACGCTGGAGGAACTCCACGCCTTTTTAAGGAAGGAACCCTGGGTATTCCCGCCGAACCCAACCGAGGAGAGCGCAACCCTCGGCGGACTGTTCGGCTGCAACGCCATGGGGATCGACGGGCAGAGGACAGCGCCCTGGGTCCGAAAGCTCTGGTGGCTCACAGCCACAGGTGAGGTCTGGGAAATCGGCCGGGGCAGCTATGCCTTTGATGACAGCGGCTGTGCGCTGCCGGACGGCGGCCGCCTGAGCTGTGAGACCTTTGACAGTCCCGGTGTGCTGGGCGGACTGGTGGCTGTCAAACAGATGGATCTGATCGACTTTCTGGCAGGGACCGAGGGTCAGCTGGGCATGGCTCTGGCCTTTGAGCTGGAGCTTGCGAAGAAGCCGGACTGTGCCTGGGGCGTGCTGTATTTTCTGCCCACAGACCCGGCGGCTATGGCGCTCTGCCGGGCAGTGGCTCAGGCTGAGAACAGCGGCAGTGTGACGGTGATGGAATACTATGACAGGGCAGCCCTCGCCCTGCTCTCCGAGGGGCGGCACAGCACTGCGGCGCTGCAGGAGCTTCCGGAATTCCCCCAGGGCGCCTGTGCCGCGGTCTATGTCGAGCTGGCCGGGGACGATCCCGATGCCCTGGAGGGCGCGCTGTTTGAGCAGCTGGATATTTTTGAAGGGCTGGGCGGCAGTGAGGAACAGACCTGGGCAGCCAGCGAGCGCTATGAGATCGATCGCTTCAGAAAGCTGCGGCATGTGGTGCCAGAGCTGGCCAACGCAAAGACCGATTCCCTCAGCCAGGCTGTGCCCGGGCTTACCCGCCTGTCCTCAGACCTGAAGGGGCCGGCGGAAAAGGCAGAGGACTATCTGGAAATGTACCGCGGGGGCATTGCCCAGAGTGGCGTACACGCTGTGATATACGGCACGGCGGCACAGAACCGTTTCCATGTTAATTTTCTGCCGGAGACACCGGAGGAAAGAGCAGAATGCGAGGCCCTGATGGCAGAATGGGCAGCCCGGGCAGCCGCGGACGGTGGCCAGATTATCACCGAAAACGGCGCGGGCCTGCTGAAGCGGGAGCTGGCCCTGCGCTTTGCACCGGAGGCGGTGAAGCGCCAGATAAAAGCAGCGAAGGAAGCATTTGACCCGGAGGGCGTTTTTAAATGA